The following is a genomic window from uncultured Hyphomonas sp..
ATCTATGCCGAGGCCGAGCGGCTGGCCTGCGAGGCGGGCGGCCATTTCATGGACCAGTTCACCTATGCCGAACGGGTGACCGACTGGCGCGGCAACAACTCCATCGCCGACAGCCTGTTCGCGCAGCTGGCCCTCGAAGACCACGCGATCCCCGACTGGGTGGTGATGAGCGCCGGCACCGGCGGCACGTCGGCCACGATCGGGCGCTACATCCGCTATCGCTGTGACCTTGCCGCGAAGACGCAGCTTTGCGTGGCGGATCCGGAAAACTCTGTCTTCTACGATCATTACCGCACCGGTGACCCGTCGCTGAAGATCAACGCCAAGTCTCGCATCGAAGGCATCGGCCGTCCGCGGGTCGAGGCCTCGTTCCAGCCTCGCGTCATCGACCGGATGATGCAGGTGCCGGATGCCGCCTCCATCGCGACGATCCACTGGCTGGAAAAGGTGCTGGGTCGCAAATGCGGCGGGTCGACGGGAACGAATGTCTGGGCCGCGCTTCAACTGATGAGCGATATGCGCGCGGCCGGGCAGGCTGGCTCTGTGGCGACACTGATCTGCGATGGTGGCGAGCGCTATCTCGACACCTGTTACAATCCGGACTGGATCGCGCGGGAAGGCCTTGAGCTGGCGCCGCACACGCAATGGCTGGCGGCGACCGCAGGCGTCTGACGCGGGCGTCTGCGTCATTCAGGGACGGGCCGCATGTAACTTTTCTGCGCTGAACCGGGGCAGCCGCGTGTGATTTTGGGACGTGGCGCGCAAAGCAACGCCGAAAAGCGGTCAGCTTTCGGCGGGGCCCGGTCCGGCCGCCTTGCGGGCTTCTTCCTCGCGAATGCGGGCGATCAGGGCTTCGAATTTGTCGGGAACGGGTTCCTGAAGCAGGGATTCGAAGGTTTTCTGCAAGGCAGAACTGAGAGCCTGAGAGGCACCGCCGGGGAGTTCTTCCGGTGGTCCCTCGGGCCGGTTCTTGTCCTGAGAATTGTCCTTCATGAGATCTCTTCCCGGATACGCCAAACGCACTGCTTCCCTATTAGGCATATCACTGGGGATCAATATCAGGCGCCCGGATGATCGCAACCAGAATTTGCGCGATTATGGCGCTCTGCCCGGATTTGGGGGCTCGAAACCCGCCGGCAGAGGATTTTCCGGCGCATTTTGAAATTTTGAACCTGTAGTAGTTACAGCACAAATGGAGGTTTCTGCCGGATGTCGGGTTTAGGACCTGATATAAAGATTACATTTGTAGAAATATCGCTTCGTATTGCACGAATGACGCACGGGATGGGCCGTCCTGAGGTGGGCGGCGCAGAAAATGGCAGCCTTCGTGCCGAATGCGAATCTCTTGGGGGTGCCTGTCCGGCCAGTTTTTTGCGCACCCGAAGCCGCCCGGTGATGCGGATCAAAGGCCCGGATGCCTGATGCATGGCGTTCAAATCCGGTGCCCTTGCAGGCGGATGACCGGGGCGTCGGCCAAATCTCCCATCCTGCCACCCTGCCGGCGGTGAAAAGCCTTCTCTGGCGGCCCGGCATGGAAAACCGGGTGATCCGGCAAATTTCATCTATTCCTTCAACCGTAACTCCATCCCCCTGTGTCAGAACGGGCCGTAACGATGTGGCACGCCCAATGTGCCGGATTGAGCAAACGACCTTGCCTGAGCGGGCGCAAAGACCTGCCTGGCAACCAACAGGGTGATGAAAACATGGCAAAGACGGTCCTCGTTATTGATGACGATCCGACGCAGCGCCGCCTGCTTCAGGCGGCTGTGGAGAAGGCGGGCTTTGCCTGCCGCACGGCGCCGGATGGCGAAGCCGGCATCGCGTTGGCTGCGGACCCGAAGGATGGCATCGACGTCGTTCTTCTGGACCTGACCATGCCAGGCCTGTCAGGGATGGAAACGCTGGAGCGTCTGGCCGCGAAACGTCAGGACCTGCCGGTGATCATGCTGACGGCGACCAGCGGAATCGATACGATCGTCCAGTCCATGCGCGGCGGCGCCGTCGACTTCATCGTGAAGCCGGCCAATCCGGAGCGTGTGGTCGTCAGCATCCGGAACGCCCTGAAGATGCAATCGCTGACCGGTGAGGTGAAACGCCTCGCCCGCAAGGCAGAAGGCGGCATGGCGTTCGACGACATGATTGCCTCGGCCGCGCCGATGCGTCAGGTGATCCGCCTGGCTGAGCGCGCCGCCGTCTCTGATATCCCGGTCCTCATTCTCGGTGAAAGCGGTGTTGGTAAGGAAGTTGTCGCCCGCTGTATTCAGGGGGCCTCGACCCGGGTCGGCAAGCCGTTCGTTACCGTGAACTGCGGGGCCATTCCGGAAAACCTGGTCGAGTCGATCCTGTTCGGCCACGAGAAGGGCGCCTTTACCGGTGCCGTGTCGAAGGCACTCGGCAAGTTCGTTGAGGCCGATGGCGGTACGCTGTTCCTTGACGAGGTTGGCGAACTGCCGCTCGACGCGCAGGTGAAACTGCTGCGTGCCCTGCAGGAAGGCGAGGTTGATGCTGTCGGCTCGCGTCGTCCGACGAAAGTAGACGTACGGATCATCTCCGCCACCAACCGTGACCTGTCCCAGCAGGTGGCCGAGGGCACGTTCCGCGAAGACCTGTTCTACCGCCTCAACGTGTTCCCGATCGACATGCCGAGCCTGCGCGAACGCCGCGACGACATTCCGGCGCTGGTCGATCATTTCGTCGCCCGCTTCAATGCGAGCGAAGGCACGAAAGTGTCCGGCGTTGCCGACGACACGATGAAGATGCTCTACGCCTTCGACTGGCCGGGTAACGTCCGCCAGCTGGAGAATGCTGTCTTCCGCGCCGTGGTGCTGTGCGATGGCGACAAGCTGCGTCCGCAGGACTTCCCGCAGATCTCCGGCCAGATGCCGGACATTGCCAGCCTGCCGGCTGCTCCTGTGGCAGCCTCAGCTGATGCGGCAGTCCCGGGTGTTGCCGGTGTGGCATCGGCTGGCGAGGGCCCGGTCTCCATCATGGATGCCGGTGGAGAGATGCGTGCCCTGCAGGATATTGAGCGCGACATCCTTCAGTATGCCATCGACTTCTATCAGGGCCACATGAGCGAAGTGTCCCGCCGTCTCGGCATCGGCCGTTCGACGCTTTACCGCAAGGTGCGCGAGTACGACCTCGACATGCACGAGCGCGAAGCAAGCTAAGCCTTTTTTGATCCGTCAGAGACCGCCTCAGCCCTGGGGCGGTCTCGACAGGTCGAAGGACATCGCCACATCGCAGCGCGCATAGCGTTTGCCGTAGCGCTCCATGATGTCTGCGTCGTGGACGAAGCCTGCCTTTTCATAGAGATGGATGGCGGCCGCGCACTTCCTGTTGGTCAGCAGGAACAGATTGCCGATGGGCAGCTGCCGGGCGCGTTCGATCGTTCGCTGCAGGAGGAAGTCCCCGGCCTTCAGGCCGCGGGCACTGGCGCGCACGCCCATCTTGGTCAGTTCGAATGTGTCGCCGTCCACCGGCATCAGGGCGCAGGTGCCGATGATGCCGAGCCCTGCCGCCTCGATGAACAGGATGTCGCCGCCCCGGTCGATGATCATCTCGCGCGGATGCTCGATGATCTCGATATCCTTGTCCTCCAGCGTGAACATATCCTCCACCCATTCCCGGGTGATGGCGTCGAACTCAGGCGCGAGCCGGTCGTCATACTCGACCAGTCTCAGCGCCGGACCTGCGCCTTCATCGAGAATCCGGTCGTGCAGGGAGCGTTCCTGAAGCGCTTCTTCGACACGTCCGATCTGGGTCAGGAAATCGGCGTCCGGTCCCTCGCAGAGGCGCTGGGCCGCGCGGCGGACCTGGGGCCAGAGGTCCCGCTTCAATTCATCCACCAGCGCTTCGCCTTCCGGCGTCAGGCGGATCTGCTTCTGGCGGCTGTCGCCCTCTACCGGTGAGACAGTGGTCAGCCCCATCTTCTGCAAGGCGTTGTGAATGCGGGTAACGGCGGGCTGGCTGATGCCGACGGCTTCCACCGCTTCGCTGACGCTGAGCGGGCCATAGGTGGCAAGGGCTGCCAGCAGCGGGAAATGCGTGCCTTGTATGGGCAGGCCCCGGTCGGCAAACACTTTCGTCGCGTCGGCCTGCATCCGCTCCGCCAGCCGCTTCAGCCGGCTGCCGAGCGCAAGCGGTCCCATCTCAGCCAGAACGTCTCGCGCCATGCCTCTCTCCTTTTGATTAGCATGATATATAACGAGTTATGTAAATGGGTTTGTCAAGCCGCCGGGACTGAATTGAACGCGTTCAGGGCGCGTCTTCGATGGAACTGGCGACCGTGGCGGGTGTGGGCCGTGTCACGGCGGTCACGGCAAGGCCAGCGCCTGCGGCCAGAACCATCAGCCAGTAGATCTGCGTCTGCGCCTCTGCGCCGCCGGGCGCAAGCGCGTCATAGGCGAGGCCCGACAGGAAGGTGGACAGCGCCAGGATCGGCCCGAAGACCAGCGCACCGTTCACGGCATAGGCGAGCGGCAAGCGCTCATCGGGAAGCGCTTGTTGCAGAAAGCGCATGGTCGCGAGGTGGGTCAGCGCGAAGGAGGCCGCGTGCAGCGTCTGAAACATGGCGGCAATGGCCACCGGCAGGACGAACCCCGCTGCCGTCCAGCGGATCATCGCGCCCAGTCCGCCCAGCCAGAGCAGGCCGACGGCGCTAAAGCCGCGCAGCAGCCGTCCGGAAAGGAGCAGCAGCCCGATCTCCGTCACTACGCCCACCGCCCAGAGTGCACCAATGCTGGAGCCCGAGATGCCCTGCGACACCCAGATCACGGACGAGAAGGCGTAATAGACGCCATGGCTGGCCTGGATCAGCGCGGCGGCCAGAATGAAGGCGAAGAGGGCTGGCAGGCGGTAGAGCGAGAAACCCTCCGCAAAAGTGCTGAGAATGGTCCGCTTTGGCAGCACCTGCCGGGCGCCCTGCCGTGTGAACAGCGGCGCAATCGTCGCCAGCAGGGCCGCGATGAGGAGGTAGGTCAGGATGCCGTCGGGCCCGAACGCCGACAGGGCGGCCCCGCCTGCAAGGTTCGCCACGACAAAGGCGAGCGAGGCGATGGCGCGGCCCTGCCCGTAATCCGGCCGGGCATTCCGTGTGCCGTAGATCAGCACCGCTTCGAACAGGGGACCGGACACATTGGTTGCGCTGTAGATTGCGACACAGACGAGGAAGGCGGCGGCCTGCGGCAGGTCCGGGAAGATGAGCGCATAGCCCGCGAGGCAGACGGCCATCGTGCCGGCCAGCGTGGCGCGCAGGCCATGCGACTGTGCGCGGCCCGCGGCGAGCGGCCCGGCAAAGATGCGGATTAGTGCGGCGAGCGTGCCTGCCCCGGCGATTTCCGCGCCCGACATGCCGCCGGCCTTCTCCATCCAGACCGGCAGGTAAGGCAGGTTTGCGCCAAGTACGAGGTTGACGGCGCCGGCCGAAAGCGAGGCCCGCCAGGCGTCGTTCAGGCCCATCTGTCAGGCCTGCAGGAGAGGAATGGGCCGGTTTGCATGTCTGGAGTCCGCAACCGTTTTGGAGGATCGAATCCGCACTACTCCGGTTGGAGCGGCCGGGATAGCGGAAATCGGCCGTGTCCGGAAAAATCAGCAGCGGTCTTCAGGCAGGTGTTGCGGCCAGCCGTTCCTTGATGACCTCACCAACTTTCCTTGCATCGGCTTCGCGCGGGCTGCCGGCCCGCCAGGCGATGCCGATCCGGCGGCCGATCACCGGGCGCACAAACTCCCGCACGGCCACGTCACTGCCGACATTCAGCCCGTGTTCCACCGCCAGTTTTGGCAATAGCGACACGCCGAGGCCGCCGGCGATCATGTTGACCAGCGTGCCGAGCGAGGTGGCAGCCACCTGGTCCTTCCGGGCGCCCGTCCGCATGCGGCAGATGGAGAGCGCATGGTCACGCAGGCAGTGGCCGTCCTCCAGCAGCAGGAGGTTTTCGTCGGCCAGGTCTTCCGGGGCGAGCCCGTTCTTTTTTGCCAGCGGGTGATTTGCCGGGGCAGCGAACAGGAACTCGTCGTCGAAGAGAGTCATGGTCTCGATGCCGGGCGTGTCCCAGGGCAGCGCGATCAGGGCGGCGTCCAGCGTGCGGGTGCGCAACTGGTCGATCAGGCGGCCCGTCTTGTCTTCATGCAGGTAGAGCTTCAGCTCCGGATAGGCCGCATTCAGCGCCCGCACGGTCTGCGGCAGCACGAAAGGGGCGATGGTCGGGATGGCGCCGAGGTGGAAGGGGCCGGTCAGCAGGGCGCCGGCGCTTTGTACGGCCTGCACCAGCGCGTGGGCATCGTTCAGCAGGGCGGAGGCGCGGGCGAGGGCGATCTCGCCGGCATGGGTGAGGCTGGCGCCGCGGGCCTCGCGCTCGGCCAGTTTCACGCCCAGCAGGTCTTCCAGTTCGCGGATCCCGGCTGACAGGGTGGGCTGGGTCACATGGCAGGCCTCCGCCGCGCGCGAAAAGGAGCCGGTTTCGCCGAGGGCGACCAGGAACTGCAACTGGCGGAGTGTCGGTATGATCATAGGCTTGATCTATGGCGTAACCGCAATCCATCAAAATTTCTTTTTGTCGCATGCGGAAATTTTCAGCAACCGGAGATGCTAAAAAATTCTTATTAAAACAAGACGGTACGGCGATGTTCTGGCCCGTGATGCGCGGCGAAATAAGCCGCAGGTCGCTCGGGACGAAAAAAACTTCAGCCGAGGCGAGAAAAATTGGAACCGTTTGGCGCCCTCACACATACTGCTCTTGAACCGTTCGGGGCGGGATATCTCAACTCCCCACCCAAGACCCTCGTTTCGAACGGCGAAAATGGCCCGGCAAGCCGGAACAAGCGTCCGCCACCCATCAGGGCGCTCGGCACCGTCCCCCTCCCAAGCCAGAAGGCTTGCCGGGCCTATTTTCCTCCCTCACCGGACTTCGCCATGACGATAACGGACTTTCACCGGACCGTGCCTGGCCTATGCGTGCCGCAGGCGATGCGCCGGTTTGACTACCGGGTGCCGAAGTCGATTGGGTGGCCGCGCAAAGTGAAACCAAGTTGCCGGAAGACCAATTCCCGGCCGCTGCGCAAAACGCAGGCTCCAAATGTTAAAAACTCAGTAACTTTTAATCTGCCTGTGGATAACCGAGTCTGTTTCGGCATCGAGCTGATTCAAAAAGGAAATTCGGTCTCAGCCCATGCGATCCCACCGGATTGTTCCGCTTTGTTCACTATTCAGTCTCTTGGTGTTCCTGTGTGCGACTGTTGTGGATATTTCGATTCAAGCCTCTGGCCCATTGAGGCCCATGTCTGCCCATGATACTCCAAATTAAGACATGGTTTACCCATGCGGGGTTTAGGCAAACGAAGATCGGGCTGGCGGGTGTTTGTATCCACCTACGAAAGTGCAATTGACGCAAAAGGGCGGGTCTCCATCCCGGCTCCCTTTCGTGCTGCGCTGGGCGGTGGAAACCGGATTTTCCTGTGGCCTGCCCTCGACGGATCCGGCTGCCTGGAAGGCGGCGGCGAAGCCCTGATGGCCATGTACCGCGCGACGCTGACCCGCCTGCCCCCGCAATCCCCGGTCCGCAAGGCACTTGTGTCCTCGATCATTGCCGGGTCGGCTGACCTCAAGATGGATGATACGGGCCGCATCAAGCTGACGGACGAACTGATCGCTGCGGCCGGGCTCGATGGCCGCGTGAAGTTCGCCGGCAACATCGACAGCTTCCAGATATGGAACCCCGAAAAGCACGCCGAATTTACCACGGCCATGTCCGAAACCGCTGCGAAACCGGAGACTCTGGAAGCGCTCGGCCAAGCTTATAATGAGGTGCTGCGCCAGCACGAGATGGGTCTCTACCCCGACCTGAAACTCGTTGAGGGAGGGGATGGATGATGACCACGAAACCCCGGCCTGAAACTTCTGCTTCCGGGCACAAGCCCGTCATGCTGGACGAGGTGCTGACCGCCCTCGCCCTCAAGGATGGCGACCAGATCGTCGACGGCACGTTTGGCGGCGGCGGCTACACCCGCGCCATCCTGATGGCCGCCAAATGCTCCGTCTTCGCCATCGACCGCGATCTCGACGCCATCATGCGGGCCGAGACCCTCGCCGCCCAGACCGACCGCATTACCCCGCTGCTGGGCCGGTTTGGCGAAATGGACGCGCTGGTCGAGGCCACCGGCTGCGATGCAGTCGACGGTGTGGTTCTGGATATCGGTGTCTCCAGTTTCCAGATCGATGAAGGCCATCGCGGCTTTTCCTTCAACAAGGATGGCCCGCTGGACATGCGCATGGGCGCGGCTGGCCCGACGGCGGCGGATGTCGTGAACCATATGGAGGAAGGCGATCTCGCCAATGTCATCTTCCGCCTCGGCGAAGAGAAGCAGGCGCGCCGGATTGCCCGGCAGATCGTCCAGCGCCGCAAGGAACGGACATTCGAAACCACGCTCGATCTCGCTGAAACGGTCGAGACGGCAGTGGGCGGCAGGAAAGGCAGCCGGATTCACCCCGCCACGCTGACCTTCCAGGCGATCCGCATGTATGTGAACGACGAGCTGGGCGAGCTGGCCCGGGCGCTGGTGGCCGCCGAGCGCCTGCTGAAGCCCGGCGGACGGCTGGTCATCGTCACCTTCCACTCGCTGGAAGACCGGATGGTGAAGCAATGGCTGCGCGACCGGTCCGGCAAGAACAGTGGCGGATCCCGCCACATGCCGCTGATGGCCAAAGGCCCGGACCCGACCTTCGAACTGCGTCCAAACAAGGCGATCCTGCCACAGGATAAGGAAGTGGAAGGCAATCCGCGTGCACGATCCGCAAAATTGCGGGCCGCGATCCGGACCGACGCCCCCGCAATCGATGAAGAGGCGGATGACGGCATGAACCTGCCCCCGCTTTCGAAACTGGAGGACGTGTCATGAGCCGCCGCGTATTCATTCTAGGTCTCGTTATCGTCGGCCTGCTGGTTTTCAGCCTCTACCGGGCGAAATACGGCGCCAAGGACACCGCCGCCGAACTGATGGCCGTGGAGGCCCAGATCGAGGACGCCCACCACGAAAAGGCGCTGCTGGAGACCGAGCTCTCCCATATGAGCCGCCGGGAGTGGATCGAGGAATATGCCCGCAACGAGCTGGGCATGGCGCCGCCGCGCCCGGAGCAGATGGCGAACGAGCGCGACCTGGATGCGCTGGTGGGCGTGCCGGCCGATCCGGCAACCGCTGCGGATCAGTCCTCTGCGGAGGCGCCTG
Proteins encoded in this region:
- the rsmH gene encoding 16S rRNA (cytosine(1402)-N(4))-methyltransferase RsmH, with amino-acid sequence MMTTKPRPETSASGHKPVMLDEVLTALALKDGDQIVDGTFGGGGYTRAILMAAKCSVFAIDRDLDAIMRAETLAAQTDRITPLLGRFGEMDALVEATGCDAVDGVVLDIGVSSFQIDEGHRGFSFNKDGPLDMRMGAAGPTAADVVNHMEEGDLANVIFRLGEEKQARRIARQIVQRRKERTFETTLDLAETVETAVGGRKGSRIHPATLTFQAIRMYVNDELGELARALVAAERLLKPGGRLVIVTFHSLEDRMVKQWLRDRSGKNSGGSRHMPLMAKGPDPTFELRPNKAILPQDKEVEGNPRARSAKLRAAIRTDAPAIDEEADDGMNLPPLSKLEDVS
- a CDS encoding hydrogen peroxide-inducible genes activator; protein product: MIIPTLRQLQFLVALGETGSFSRAAEACHVTQPTLSAGIRELEDLLGVKLAEREARGASLTHAGEIALARASALLNDAHALVQAVQSAGALLTGPFHLGAIPTIAPFVLPQTVRALNAAYPELKLYLHEDKTGRLIDQLRTRTLDAALIALPWDTPGIETMTLFDDEFLFAAPANHPLAKKNGLAPEDLADENLLLLEDGHCLRDHALSICRMRTGARKDQVAATSLGTLVNMIAGGLGVSLLPKLAVEHGLNVGSDVAVREFVRPVIGRRIGIAWRAGSPREADARKVGEVIKERLAATPA
- a CDS encoding PLP-dependent cysteine synthase family protein gives rise to the protein MAEGCSVPIMDRAWVREAVQKINADFNRSADTHLIKVDLPAFPDQTLYLKDESIHPSGSLKHRLARSLYLYGLCNGHIGPDTVIVECSSGSTAVSEAYFARLLGLRFIAVMPKGTAPSKIEKITFYGGEPHEVAPGDIYAEAERLACEAGGHFMDQFTYAERVTDWRGNNSIADSLFAQLALEDHAIPDWVVMSAGTGGTSATIGRYIRYRCDLAAKTQLCVADPENSVFYDHYRTGDPSLKINAKSRIEGIGRPRVEASFQPRVIDRMMQVPDAASIATIHWLEKVLGRKCGGSTGTNVWAALQLMSDMRAAGQAGSVATLICDGGERYLDTCYNPDWIAREGLELAPHTQWLAATAGV
- a CDS encoding septum formation initiator family protein encodes the protein MSRRVFILGLVIVGLLVFSLYRAKYGAKDTAAELMAVEAQIEDAHHEKALLETELSHMSRREWIEEYARNELGMAPPRPEQMANERDLDALVGVPADPATAADQSSAEAPE
- a CDS encoding MFS transporter, which codes for MGLNDAWRASLSAGAVNLVLGANLPYLPVWMEKAGGMSGAEIAGAGTLAALIRIFAGPLAAGRAQSHGLRATLAGTMAVCLAGYALIFPDLPQAAAFLVCVAIYSATNVSGPLFEAVLIYGTRNARPDYGQGRAIASLAFVVANLAGGAALSAFGPDGILTYLLIAALLATIAPLFTRQGARQVLPKRTILSTFAEGFSLYRLPALFAFILAAALIQASHGVYYAFSSVIWVSQGISGSSIGALWAVGVVTEIGLLLLSGRLLRGFSAVGLLWLGGLGAMIRWTAAGFVLPVAIAAMFQTLHAASFALTHLATMRFLQQALPDERLPLAYAVNGALVFGPILALSTFLSGLAYDALAPGGAEAQTQIYWLMVLAAGAGLAVTAVTRPTPATVASSIEDAP
- a CDS encoding GNAT family N-acetyltransferase — its product is MARDVLAEMGPLALGSRLKRLAERMQADATKVFADRGLPIQGTHFPLLAALATYGPLSVSEAVEAVGISQPAVTRIHNALQKMGLTTVSPVEGDSRQKQIRLTPEGEALVDELKRDLWPQVRRAAQRLCEGPDADFLTQIGRVEEALQERSLHDRILDEGAGPALRLVEYDDRLAPEFDAITREWVEDMFTLEDKDIEIIEHPREMIIDRGGDILFIEAAGLGIIGTCALMPVDGDTFELTKMGVRASARGLKAGDFLLQRTIERARQLPIGNLFLLTNRKCAAAIHLYEKAGFVHDADIMERYGKRYARCDVAMSFDLSRPPQG
- a CDS encoding sigma-54 dependent transcriptional regulator, whose protein sequence is MAKTVLVIDDDPTQRRLLQAAVEKAGFACRTAPDGEAGIALAADPKDGIDVVLLDLTMPGLSGMETLERLAAKRQDLPVIMLTATSGIDTIVQSMRGGAVDFIVKPANPERVVVSIRNALKMQSLTGEVKRLARKAEGGMAFDDMIASAAPMRQVIRLAERAAVSDIPVLILGESGVGKEVVARCIQGASTRVGKPFVTVNCGAIPENLVESILFGHEKGAFTGAVSKALGKFVEADGGTLFLDEVGELPLDAQVKLLRALQEGEVDAVGSRRPTKVDVRIISATNRDLSQQVAEGTFREDLFYRLNVFPIDMPSLRERRDDIPALVDHFVARFNASEGTKVSGVADDTMKMLYAFDWPGNVRQLENAVFRAVVLCDGDKLRPQDFPQISGQMPDIASLPAAPVAASADAAVPGVAGVASAGEGPVSIMDAGGEMRALQDIERDILQYAIDFYQGHMSEVSRRLGIGRSTLYRKVREYDLDMHEREAS
- a CDS encoding NepR family anti-sigma factor, which gives rise to MKDNSQDKNRPEGPPEELPGGASQALSSALQKTFESLLQEPVPDKFEALIARIREEEARKAAGPGPAES